From Mucilaginibacter rubeus, a single genomic window includes:
- a CDS encoding VCBS repeat-containing protein, which yields MKYTFPLVCLVAVLFSACKKATLFEQIPSSHSGITFNNKIVENDAINPLTKLNLYNGGGVGIGDFNNDGLQDIYFVANTTSNKLYLNKGDMKFDDVTTAAGVGGSGGWGRGVAVVDINNDGLMDIYVCYTLLDDSVKRTNLLYVNQGIGKDGIPHFKEMAKEYGLNVKLHSTMASFFDYDNDGDLDMYLTVNEAVAGDNQSTFRPIITNGTHRSTGQLFRCDWDPVLKHPVYTNVSKQAGIGTEGYGHAATIVDINRDGWKDIYVTNDFLTDNILYINNGNGTFTDKVQEYFKHTAFSSMGQDIEDVNNDGLADVFEVDMNPEDNYRKKMFMPPNNYQIFQNFDRYKYQYQYTRNTLQLNNGPRVGGNDSIGDPSFSDVAFLSGVGQTDWSWGPMITDFDNDGYRDIVITNGYPRDVTDHDFITFRQMAYSVASTQQVLDQIPVVKIPNYAFRNTNGVQFEDVTKSWGLSVPSFSNGCAYADLDNDGTMDMVINNINDEAFIYKNTSRKNALNNSNYFHIQFHGRAKNLNGLGAFADIYYDHGKHQYYENTPYRGYLSTIQNIAHFGLGNVSRLDSVVIRWDNGKKQVLTNVKTNQTIQVKIADAKLEYSNKQLAIDNVALFKDVTKSAGITYKHNDQDYIDFNVQKLLPHKLSEYTPAVAVGDVDGNGFDDMVVGGTTKYPAQLLLQQASGKFIQRDLVPQPNTIAPVGNPNDMAHMISPVRIKDEGMLLFDADGDGDLDLYVASGGYESEPGSSNYQDRLYVNDGKGNFKLQPDALPKNLTSKLCVKAADINRDGKMDLFVSGRVDPWNYPKPVSSFILRNDSKNGVVKFTDVSASVAKELNNIGLVCDATFTDFNNDGWPDLILTGEWMPITFLKNDHGVYKNVTQSTGVENKLGWWNTIAAGDFDHDGDTDYIVGNTGLNTFYKASDQYPIYITAKDFDNNGSYDAFPSVFLKDQEGKLQEFPAFGRDDIVKQMISMRIKFQNYRSFATATMDSVITPKMREGAIRLKVNYLQSVYLRNDGAGKFTAIPLPVEAQMSELCGITVDDFDGDGNLDVALNGNDYGTEVATGRYDAFNGLLLKGDGKGGFKPLSIMQSGIYIPGNGKALVKLKGARGNYLLAATQNRDAMKLFELKRPVKTYSLQPLDAFATVKYKNGKTARQEFYNGNSFLSQSGRFINIDDNMASVTITDSYGHQRNIPIN from the coding sequence ATGAAGTACACCTTTCCCCTTGTTTGCCTGGTTGCCGTTTTATTTAGTGCATGTAAAAAAGCTACACTTTTTGAACAGATCCCTTCCTCGCACTCTGGTATTACCTTCAATAATAAAATTGTTGAAAACGATGCCATTAATCCCTTAACCAAGCTTAACTTGTATAATGGCGGTGGAGTAGGGATAGGCGATTTCAATAATGATGGTTTGCAGGATATTTACTTTGTGGCCAATACTACATCAAACAAGCTATACCTCAACAAAGGAGACATGAAATTTGATGATGTAACCACGGCGGCAGGTGTTGGCGGCAGCGGCGGATGGGGCAGGGGAGTGGCCGTTGTTGATATTAATAACGACGGACTCATGGATATTTATGTGTGTTATACCTTGCTTGATGATTCGGTTAAGCGCACTAACCTGCTTTATGTAAACCAGGGTATAGGTAAGGATGGTATACCGCATTTTAAAGAAATGGCTAAGGAATACGGGCTTAATGTAAAGCTACACTCCACTATGGCATCGTTTTTTGATTATGATAATGATGGCGACCTGGATATGTACCTTACCGTTAATGAGGCTGTAGCGGGTGATAATCAAAGCACTTTCAGGCCAATAATTACTAATGGAACCCACCGCAGTACGGGGCAACTTTTCCGTTGCGACTGGGATCCGGTGCTAAAGCATCCCGTTTATACCAATGTATCAAAACAGGCGGGTATAGGCACCGAAGGATATGGCCATGCGGCTACCATTGTTGATATTAACCGCGATGGATGGAAAGACATTTACGTAACCAACGATTTTTTAACAGATAACATTTTATACATCAATAACGGTAACGGTACCTTTACCGATAAGGTACAGGAGTATTTTAAACACACTGCATTCAGCTCGATGGGGCAGGATATTGAGGATGTGAATAATGATGGCCTTGCCGATGTTTTTGAGGTTGACATGAACCCCGAGGATAACTACCGGAAAAAGATGTTCATGCCACCAAATAACTACCAGATATTTCAAAATTTTGATAGGTATAAATACCAGTATCAATATACCCGTAATACGCTGCAATTAAATAATGGTCCGCGAGTTGGAGGCAATGATTCCATTGGTGATCCCTCATTTAGTGATGTGGCTTTTTTAAGTGGTGTAGGCCAGACAGACTGGAGCTGGGGCCCTATGATAACTGATTTTGATAATGACGGCTATCGCGATATTGTGATAACCAATGGTTACCCGCGCGATGTAACCGATCATGATTTTATAACCTTTAGGCAGATGGCCTATTCTGTAGCGTCAACCCAGCAAGTGCTTGACCAGATTCCGGTTGTGAAAATACCTAATTACGCGTTCCGCAATACCAATGGTGTACAATTTGAGGATGTAACCAAAAGTTGGGGACTGAGCGTTCCGTCGTTTTCAAACGGTTGTGCTTATGCCGATCTGGATAATGATGGCACCATGGATATGGTGATTAACAATATTAACGACGAAGCATTCATCTACAAAAATACTTCCCGTAAAAACGCGCTAAACAATAGCAATTACTTTCATATACAATTTCATGGCCGCGCTAAAAATCTGAACGGCCTTGGTGCCTTTGCCGATATCTATTATGATCATGGCAAACATCAGTATTATGAAAATACACCATATCGCGGCTATTTATCAACCATCCAGAATATTGCCCATTTTGGCTTAGGTAACGTTTCCAGGCTCGATTCGGTGGTGATTCGCTGGGATAACGGTAAAAAGCAGGTGCTTACCAATGTTAAAACCAATCAAACAATCCAGGTTAAAATTGCCGATGCAAAGCTTGAGTATAGTAACAAGCAACTGGCTATAGATAATGTTGCGTTATTTAAAGACGTCACCAAATCGGCAGGGATAACTTATAAACATAACGATCAGGACTATATCGACTTTAACGTTCAGAAGCTGCTTCCGCATAAACTATCTGAATATACGCCGGCTGTAGCGGTTGGCGATGTGGATGGCAATGGTTTTGATGATATGGTTGTAGGAGGTACAACCAAATATCCTGCTCAGTTATTGTTGCAGCAAGCCAGCGGTAAGTTTATTCAGCGCGATCTGGTACCTCAGCCTAATACTATTGCACCTGTTGGTAACCCTAATGATATGGCGCATATGATATCGCCGGTGCGGATTAAGGACGAAGGCATGTTGCTTTTTGATGCCGATGGCGATGGCGACCTTGATTTGTATGTAGCCAGCGGCGGCTATGAAAGCGAACCGGGCTCATCAAATTACCAGGACAGACTTTATGTTAATGACGGAAAAGGTAATTTTAAATTACAGCCGGATGCATTACCTAAAAATCTGACCAGCAAATTGTGTGTAAAAGCAGCAGATATAAACCGCGACGGTAAAATGGACTTGTTTGTATCAGGTCGCGTTGATCCATGGAATTATCCTAAGCCGGTATCAAGCTTTATTTTGCGTAATGATAGTAAAAACGGTGTTGTTAAATTCACGGACGTATCTGCGTCGGTAGCTAAAGAATTAAATAACATCGGCCTGGTTTGTGACGCCACTTTTACCGATTTTAATAACGATGGCTGGCCCGATCTGATCCTTACAGGCGAGTGGATGCCGATCACTTTCCTTAAAAATGATCATGGCGTTTACAAAAATGTAACGCAAAGTACTGGTGTTGAAAATAAGCTTGGCTGGTGGAATACTATTGCCGCCGGCGATTTTGACCACGATGGTGATACCGACTATATTGTAGGTAACACGGGTTTAAATACTTTTTATAAAGCAAGCGATCAGTACCCGATTTATATCACAGCCAAAGATTTTGACAACAACGGTAGCTATGATGCTTTCCCGTCTGTTTTTCTGAAAGATCAGGAAGGTAAACTACAGGAATTCCCGGCTTTTGGTCGTGATGATATTGTTAAGCAGATGATCAGCATGCGTATCAAGTTCCAAAACTACCGATCATTTGCAACCGCTACAATGGATTCGGTAATAACACCCAAAATGCGCGAAGGAGCAATTCGTTTAAAAGTGAATTATTTGCAGTCGGTTTATTTACGTAATGATGGAGCTGGGAAATTCACCGCCATTCCGCTACCTGTTGAAGCACAGATGTCTGAGTTATGCGGAATTACCGTTGATGATTTTGATGGGGACGGCAATCTTGACGTTGCACTAAACGGTAATGACTACGGTACCGAAGTGGCAACCGGCCGTTACGATGCATTTAACGGTTTGCTACTTAAAGGCGATGGCAAAGGAGGCTTTAAACCACTCAGCATTATGCAAAGCGGTATTTATATTCCTGGTAATGGTAAGGCATTGGTTAAGCTTAAGGGAGCCAGGGGCAATTACCTGCTGGCCGCTACCCAAAACCGTGACGCCATGAAACTATTTGAGTTGAAAAGGCCGGTTAAAACATACAGTCTGCAGCCGCTTGACGCGTTTGCTACTGTAAAATACAAGAATGGTAAAACCGCCAGACAGGAATTTTATAATGGCAATTCTTTCTTGTCGCAGTCGGGCAGATTTATTAATATTGATGATAACATGGCTTCGGTAACCATAACCGACAGCTATGGCCATCAACGAAATATTCCAATTAATTAA
- a CDS encoding RagB/SusD family nutrient uptake outer membrane protein, which yields MKKIQMKLIIPIVLLLVCLVYACRKDMLNRPILQSLSPNIVANKTGVESLLIGTYSLLDGVGGNGGGIDAAGSNWLFGSVAAGDAYKGSEPSDGGNDALPVGNFTYSTSNVYIKSKYQLCFNGVSRANDVLRTLPLAKDIGADDVKRITGEARFLRGYYYMELKKMYNMIPYIDETQADANQPNDKDIWPNIEADLQAGIDNIPATQSQKGRANKWIAIAYMAKAKMFQHKFADAKALYDNLIPNGTKPSGDHFALNDNMQKNFSPQAGQKNSVESVFAAQASVNDNSGGNNGNTGDELNFPYNSGPGACCGWFNPSQSLGNSFKTDANGLPLFTSYNTGKKVSGKTDPYTGTVDPRIDITMGRPNVPYLDWGNPPASWIRDPTDGVFNPRKNVYSSAEKGTNSSTENYWAANEVTSNNVNLMRWSDVLLMAAEAEVEVGSTDKALQYVNLVRARAANPVWWVYLNSPYDPSKSEYTVKTTPADNYLVKPYPAGAFSDKTYARTAIHFERKLELAMEGQRFFDLQRWDQGTGSMADEINAFFAYDINTNSQLNGAHFTKGKNEYYAIPQSEIDLSGSTGASKLKQNPGY from the coding sequence ATGAAAAAAATTCAAATGAAACTGATCATACCAATAGTGTTACTGTTGGTGTGCCTGGTGTATGCGTGCCGCAAGGATATGCTTAACAGGCCGATACTTCAGAGCTTAAGCCCGAATATTGTGGCCAATAAAACAGGTGTTGAAAGTTTATTGATTGGTACATATTCTTTGCTTGACGGTGTGGGTGGTAACGGTGGCGGTATTGATGCTGCCGGTTCAAACTGGCTGTTTGGTAGCGTTGCCGCAGGCGATGCTTACAAAGGTTCAGAACCATCAGACGGTGGTAATGACGCTTTACCTGTTGGTAACTTTACCTATTCTACTTCTAACGTTTACATCAAATCAAAATATCAGCTTTGCTTTAACGGTGTAAGCCGTGCTAATGACGTTTTACGTACACTTCCTTTAGCAAAAGATATCGGTGCCGATGACGTTAAAAGGATTACAGGTGAGGCTCGTTTCTTAAGAGGCTATTACTACATGGAGCTTAAGAAAATGTACAACATGATTCCTTATATCGATGAAACACAAGCCGATGCTAACCAGCCTAACGATAAGGACATCTGGCCTAATATCGAAGCTGATTTACAGGCAGGTATTGATAATATCCCTGCTACTCAATCACAAAAAGGCCGTGCTAATAAATGGATTGCTATAGCTTACATGGCAAAAGCCAAAATGTTCCAGCACAAATTTGCAGATGCCAAAGCGTTATATGACAACCTGATTCCTAACGGTACAAAACCAAGCGGCGATCATTTTGCATTGAACGATAACATGCAGAAAAACTTTAGCCCTCAGGCAGGTCAGAAAAACAGTGTTGAATCAGTTTTTGCTGCTCAGGCTTCTGTTAACGATAACTCGGGTGGTAATAACGGTAATACGGGTGATGAGTTGAACTTCCCTTACAACAGCGGCCCTGGTGCATGCTGCGGTTGGTTTAACCCTTCACAATCATTAGGTAACTCTTTTAAAACCGACGCTAATGGTTTACCATTGTTTACTTCATACAACACTGGTAAAAAAGTAAGTGGTAAAACTGATCCATATACTGGTACAGTAGATCCACGTATTGACATCACTATGGGCCGGCCTAATGTACCATACCTTGACTGGGGTAATCCTCCTGCAAGCTGGATCCGTGACCCTACGGATGGTGTTTTCAACCCACGTAAAAATGTTTACTCATCTGCCGAAAAAGGCACTAACTCAAGTACTGAAAACTATTGGGCTGCTAACGAGGTTACCTCAAACAACGTAAACTTAATGCGTTGGAGCGATGTGCTTTTAATGGCTGCTGAAGCTGAGGTTGAAGTTGGAAGTACCGATAAGGCACTACAATACGTTAACCTGGTACGTGCCCGTGCTGCAAATCCGGTTTGGTGGGTTTACTTAAATTCTCCTTACGATCCGTCAAAATCTGAGTATACAGTAAAAACCACTCCTGCTGATAATTATTTGGTTAAACCTTATCCTGCAGGCGCGTTTTCTGATAAAACTTATGCCCGTACGGCTATCCATTTTGAGCGTAAGCTTGAACTGGCTATGGAAGGACAGCGTTTCTTCGACTTACAACGTTGGGATCAGGGTACAGGCAGCATGGCTGATGAGATCAATGCTTTCTTTGCATATGATATTAACACTAACTCACAGCTTAACGGTGCCCACTTTACTAAAGGTAAAAACGAATATTACGCAATACCTCAAAGTGAAATTGACCTTTCTGGTTCAACCGGTGCATCAAAACTGAAACAAAATCCTGGTTATTAA
- a CDS encoding SusC/RagA family TonB-linked outer membrane protein, protein MFKSLLLKGRYLGLLLCCLVSSLVVTAQTKYKGKVIGSDDKLPIVGASVRVKGTSTGTVTDVNGDFTLTLSPGNTLVVSYIGYQSTEVKVGTDLNLRVTLQSGSSTLNEVVVTGYTAQRKKDITGSVSVVNVATMKSVPASNTASLLQGTAAGVTVVNSGNPGANTTVNVRGVGSIFSTAPLVVIDGVQGSLNDVNPNDIESIQVLKDGQASIYGVRGSNGVVVVTTKKGKSGAATISYDAYYGTQRPLKDGFKLADTKTYVEAIYESYKNSPNADGSSPLAGGNPQYDPGKTGTWTIPDYITPAGGKEGDPKTNPSTYLLNPFTTDNQITRANKQGTDWFHEVFKPAPIQSHNITASGGSDKSTYLMSISYLNQQGTLIDTYFKRYAARINTNFAVGPHIRVGENAYIFYKRSPNLSNNQNEGNAISYIYREPPIIPVYDIMGNFAGTRSGSLGNSSNPVAVQERTKNNRNNNWDITGNVYAEADFLKHFTIRTQFGGAVDNYYYYYFTVPAYENSEGNTSTNGFTEVAGYNSQYTWTNTLNYKQQFGKHNISLLAGSEAITTYRRGIRAGGGNYNISFDPNYVTVANGANPPSNGVDQLFDSGLLSYFAKLDYQFDEKYIIGATVRRDGSSYFSPGHQWGTFPAVTAGWRISKEAFLKDVSWLNDMKIRASYGSLGSLAGVETRLSNAYSLYAQSNGNANYDITGTGNSTVTGLYRIQQGNLATTWETDKIKNIGFDATLLNNKLDFTFEYFQKSVTGLLFQSGDPAIALAPAAVSNLPYVNGGNIKNKGFEIVTSYHGNVGSDWKYDLSLNVSHYSNMVTNLNGLKYQDRNSGGSTRLQNFVRLQPGQPVGEFYGYKVIGLYRDAADIAASPTDVNARPGLFKYADVNGDGKITSDDKTFIGNPNPKFTGGFTFNLSYKNFDLNAFVYGSFGGKIFNYIKYWTYFPQVFTGNVSADILGPKVWKPGADNSQATIPVLTRTANADNTGDPNSWYVESGTYVRLKSLTLGYTVPNSQIKALGIKRLRFYLLANNLFTITKYSGLDPELQPSTLTDNTSFGIDFGNYPAGQKIYNIGVNASF, encoded by the coding sequence ATGTTTAAAAGTTTACTCCTAAAAGGAAGGTACTTGGGTTTGCTGCTATGCTGCCTGGTATCTTCATTGGTAGTTACAGCACAAACAAAGTACAAAGGTAAAGTTATCGGCTCCGACGATAAGTTACCTATCGTTGGCGCATCTGTACGCGTCAAAGGTACGAGCACTGGTACTGTAACTGACGTTAATGGTGATTTCACCTTAACACTGAGCCCGGGCAATACCCTGGTAGTTAGTTATATCGGTTACCAAAGCACCGAAGTTAAAGTAGGTACCGATTTAAACCTGCGTGTTACATTACAATCGGGCAGCAGTACACTTAACGAAGTTGTGGTAACTGGTTACACCGCTCAGCGTAAAAAAGATATCACCGGTTCGGTATCGGTGGTTAACGTTGCAACAATGAAATCAGTACCTGCATCAAACACTGCCAGCTTACTTCAAGGTACAGCAGCGGGTGTTACGGTAGTAAACTCTGGTAACCCGGGTGCTAATACTACTGTAAACGTTCGTGGTGTGGGCTCTATTTTCAGCACTGCACCACTTGTGGTGATCGACGGTGTTCAGGGATCGTTAAACGACGTAAACCCTAACGATATCGAATCGATCCAGGTATTGAAAGACGGTCAGGCATCAATTTACGGTGTACGTGGTTCAAACGGTGTTGTTGTTGTTACAACTAAAAAAGGCAAAAGCGGCGCTGCAACTATCTCTTACGACGCTTATTACGGTACTCAAAGGCCATTAAAAGATGGTTTCAAACTTGCGGATACCAAAACTTATGTTGAGGCTATTTACGAATCATATAAAAACAGCCCTAACGCTGATGGTAGCAGCCCTTTAGCCGGTGGTAACCCACAATATGATCCAGGAAAAACCGGTACCTGGACAATTCCAGATTATATTACGCCAGCTGGTGGTAAGGAAGGTGATCCAAAAACCAACCCATCAACTTATTTGTTAAATCCCTTCACTACCGACAATCAAATCACCCGTGCCAATAAACAAGGTACCGACTGGTTTCATGAAGTGTTTAAACCAGCTCCAATACAAAGCCATAATATTACTGCAAGCGGTGGTAGCGATAAGTCTACTTACTTGATGTCTATTAGCTACCTTAATCAACAAGGTACTTTAATTGACACTTACTTTAAAAGGTATGCAGCCAGGATAAACACCAATTTTGCTGTTGGCCCGCACATTCGCGTAGGTGAAAATGCTTACATCTTCTACAAAAGAAGCCCTAACCTTAGCAATAACCAAAACGAAGGTAACGCTATATCATACATTTATCGTGAACCACCTATTATCCCGGTTTATGATATCATGGGCAACTTTGCCGGTACCCGTTCAGGTAGCTTAGGTAACTCAAGCAACCCGGTTGCCGTTCAGGAACGTACAAAAAACAACAGGAACAATAACTGGGATATAACCGGTAACGTTTATGCTGAAGCTGATTTCCTGAAACACTTCACCATCCGTACCCAGTTTGGTGGTGCAGTTGATAACTATTATTACTATTACTTTACCGTACCTGCATACGAAAACTCTGAAGGTAACACTTCAACTAATGGTTTTACCGAAGTTGCAGGCTACAATAGCCAATATACCTGGACTAACACTTTAAACTACAAACAACAGTTTGGTAAACACAATATTAGTTTATTAGCTGGTTCTGAGGCTATTACTACTTATAGACGTGGTATCCGCGCAGGTGGTGGTAACTATAATATCTCGTTTGACCCTAACTATGTAACCGTAGCTAACGGTGCTAACCCACCAAGTAACGGTGTTGATCAGCTTTTTGATTCTGGCCTGCTTTCATATTTCGCAAAATTGGATTACCAGTTTGACGAAAAATATATCATAGGTGCAACAGTACGTCGTGATGGTTCATCATACTTCTCTCCTGGTCACCAATGGGGTACCTTCCCTGCGGTAACTGCTGGTTGGAGGATCTCGAAAGAAGCGTTCCTGAAAGATGTAAGCTGGCTTAATGACATGAAGATTCGTGCAAGTTATGGTAGCTTAGGTTCACTTGCAGGTGTTGAAACCCGCTTAAGCAATGCTTATAGCTTATACGCTCAATCAAACGGCAATGCCAACTATGATATTACCGGTACAGGTAACTCAACCGTTACTGGTTTATATCGTATACAACAAGGTAACTTAGCAACTACATGGGAAACTGATAAAATCAAGAACATCGGTTTTGATGCAACTTTGCTTAACAATAAGTTGGATTTCACTTTCGAGTATTTCCAGAAATCAGTTACCGGTTTATTATTCCAATCAGGCGACCCTGCAATTGCACTTGCTCCGGCTGCTGTTTCAAACTTACCATATGTTAACGGTGGTAATATTAAAAATAAAGGTTTTGAGATTGTTACCAGCTATCACGGCAATGTGGGCAGCGATTGGAAATATGATCTAAGCTTAAACGTGAGCCACTACTCAAACATGGTTACCAATTTGAATGGCCTTAAATACCAGGATCGTAATAGCGGTGGTTCAACCCGTTTACAAAACTTTGTAAGGTTACAGCCAGGCCAGCCAGTAGGTGAGTTTTATGGATATAAAGTTATCGGTTTGTACCGTGATGCTGCTGATATCGCTGCTTCACCAACCGATGTTAACGCAAGACCAGGTTTGTTTAAATATGCCGACGTAAATGGCGATGGAAAGATCACTTCTGATGACAAAACATTCATCGGTAACCCTAACCCTAAATTTACAGGCGGTTTTACATTTAACCTTAGCTACAAAAACTTTGATCTGAATGCGTTTGTTTACGGTTCATTCGGTGGCAAGATTTTCAATTACATTAAATACTGGACTTACTTCCCACAAGTATTTACCGGTAACGTAAGTGCTGATATATTAGGTCCTAAAGTTTGGAAACCAGGTGCTGATAACAGCCAGGCAACTATCCCGGTATTAACCCGTACTGCTAACGCAGATAACACCGGTGATCCAAACTCATGGTATGTTGAAAGCGGTACCTATGTTAGGTTAAAATCATTAACATTGGGTTATACTGTACCTAATTCACAAATCAAAGCTTTGGGTATTAAGAGACTAAGATTTTATTTGTTAGCTAACAACTTATTCACCATTACTAAATACAGCGGTTTAGATCCTGAGCTTCAGCCTTCAACCTTGACAGATAATACCAGCTTCGGTATCGACTTTGGTAACTATCCTGCCGGTCAGAAGATATACAACATTGGTGTTAACGCCTCTTTTTAA
- the bglX gene encoding beta-glucosidase BglX, protein MKKYFSRQLVIAAMPFCVALMPLNKVWAQSQSEDAKMNAYVKGLMSKMTLDEKIGQLNLVTIGAATTGSVVNKGVEESIKKGSIGGVFGVWGTAQTRQIQDIAVKNSRLHIPLIFGLDVIHGHRTIFPIPLGMSATWDMALIKQSAQIAAKEATGEGLNWVFSPMVDIARDPRWGRISEGSGEDPWYGSQVAKAMVQGYQGSNMKDADAVMACVKHFALYGGAEAGREYNTVDMSRIKMYQDYLPPYKAAVDAGAGSFMSSFNTVDGVPATGNQWLLTDLLRKQWGFKGFVVSDYTAVNEMTAHGLGDLQTVSALALKAGLDMDMVGEGFVKTLKNSLTQKKITQQDIDLACQRVLEAKYKLGLFANPYKSMDADKEAKEELSSANRAAAREITKHSFVLLKNDNQTLPLKKGGSIALVGPLADNHRDMLGTWVIAGEWQKSVSVMEGIKNVVGNNVAINYAKGANITEDSLFIKRLNFGPGMVSLDAKPADELLKEAVDAAKKSDVIVAVVGESQSMSGESSSRSDIDIPESQKNMLKELSKLGKPMVIVLFNGRPLTLTWEDKHANAILDVWAPGTEAGNAIADALFGDYNPAGKLTATFPRSVGQIPIYYNHKNTGRPYSGGPSKFKSNYLDISNDPLYPFGYGLSYTTFGYSAVNVSKNKLKGNETLTATVTVTNTGKYAGEEVVQLYISDPVASISRSVKELKGYQKINLQPGESKQVSFSITPEQLKFYNSQLKYDWESGEFIVQIGTSSADTKSASVWWTK, encoded by the coding sequence ATGAAAAAGTATTTTTCAAGGCAGCTTGTTATAGCTGCGATGCCGTTTTGCGTGGCATTGATGCCCCTTAACAAGGTATGGGCACAATCCCAATCCGAAGACGCGAAAATGAACGCCTACGTTAAAGGCCTGATGAGTAAAATGACCCTTGATGAAAAAATAGGGCAGCTTAACCTGGTAACCATTGGGGCAGCAACAACAGGATCGGTAGTAAATAAAGGTGTTGAAGAAAGCATTAAAAAAGGATCGATAGGTGGCGTATTTGGTGTGTGGGGCACAGCGCAAACCCGCCAGATCCAGGATATAGCCGTTAAAAACTCAAGATTACATATTCCGCTTATTTTTGGTTTGGATGTAATTCATGGTCACCGTACCATTTTCCCTATCCCTTTGGGTATGTCAGCAACCTGGGATATGGCTTTGATCAAACAATCGGCACAAATTGCAGCTAAGGAAGCTACCGGCGAAGGTTTGAACTGGGTGTTTTCGCCAATGGTTGATATTGCCCGCGACCCACGCTGGGGCCGTATCTCTGAAGGTTCGGGTGAAGACCCCTGGTATGGCTCGCAGGTTGCTAAGGCAATGGTGCAGGGTTACCAGGGCTCAAACATGAAAGATGCGGATGCTGTGATGGCCTGCGTTAAACACTTTGCACTGTATGGCGGCGCGGAAGCCGGTCGTGAGTACAATACTGTTGATATGAGCCGCATTAAAATGTACCAGGATTATCTGCCTCCTTATAAAGCAGCGGTAGATGCCGGCGCAGGAAGCTTTATGAGCTCATTCAATACTGTTGATGGTGTACCTGCAACAGGTAATCAATGGTTACTAACCGATTTGTTAAGGAAACAGTGGGGCTTTAAAGGCTTTGTAGTGTCCGACTACACCGCCGTTAACGAAATGACCGCCCATGGTCTTGGCGATTTGCAAACCGTATCGGCCCTTGCGCTTAAAGCAGGCCTTGATATGGATATGGTGGGAGAGGGCTTTGTAAAAACCTTAAAAAACTCGCTTACCCAAAAGAAAATAACCCAGCAAGACATTGATCTGGCTTGCCAGCGTGTATTAGAGGCAAAGTATAAATTAGGTTTGTTTGCTAACCCATACAAATCAATGGATGCTGACAAGGAAGCTAAAGAAGAATTATCTTCGGCCAATCGTGCTGCCGCAAGGGAAATTACCAAACATTCCTTTGTTTTATTAAAGAACGATAATCAAACCCTGCCGCTTAAAAAAGGTGGAAGTATCGCGTTGGTAGGCCCATTGGCCGATAACCACCGCGATATGCTGGGTACCTGGGTTATTGCCGGTGAGTGGCAAAAATCGGTAAGTGTAATGGAAGGCATCAAAAATGTTGTGGGTAACAATGTTGCCATTAACTATGCTAAAGGCGCTAACATTACTGAGGATAGCCTGTTCATTAAAAGATTGAACTTTGGTCCGGGTATGGTGTCTTTGGATGCCAAACCTGCCGATGAATTGTTAAAAGAAGCGGTTGACGCTGCAAAAAAATCAGATGTGATAGTTGCCGTAGTTGGCGAATCACAAAGTATGTCTGGCGAGTCATCAAGCCGTTCGGATATTGATATTCCTGAAAGCCAGAAAAATATGCTGAAAGAGCTTTCAAAACTTGGTAAACCGATGGTAATTGTATTATTTAATGGCCGTCCGCTTACTTTAACCTGGGAAGATAAACATGCCAACGCCATACTTGATGTTTGGGCGCCGGGAACCGAAGCAGGCAATGCGATTGCCGATGCATTGTTCGGCGATTATAATCCGGCAGGTAAACTTACTGCTACCTTCCCGCGCAGCGTAGGGCAGATACCTATTTACTATAACCACAAAAACACCGGCAGGCCATACAGTGGTGGTCCGTCAAAATTCAAGTCAAATTATCTTGATATTTCAAATGATCCGCTATACCCGTTTGGTTACGGTTTAAGTTATACCACTTTTGGTTATAGCGCAGTTAACGTAAGCAAAAACAAGTTAAAAGGTAATGAAACTTTAACCGCGACTGTTACGGTGACCAATACCGGTAAATATGCTGGTGAGGAAGTAGTACAATTATATATAAGCGACCCTGTGGCAAGCATCAGCCGCTCGGTAAAAGAGCTTAAAGGTTATCAAAAAATAAACCTTCAGCCAGGCGAGTCAAAACAGGTGAGTTTTTCAATTACACCAGAGCAATTGAAGTTCTATAACAGCCAGCTTAAATACGATTGGGAATCAGGCGAATTTATTGTACAAATAGGAACAAGTTCGGCCGATACGAAAAGCGCATCAGTTTGGTGGACTAAATAA